The proteins below are encoded in one region of Segatella copri:
- the pyrE gene encoding orotate phosphoribosyltransferase, translating to MDKLKKEFASKLLKVKAIKLQPNDPFTWASGWKSPFYCDNRKTLSFPELRNYVKLELVHAILEQFPEADAVAGVATGAIAQGALVADELNMPFVYVRSKPKDHGMQNLIEGQLDPKAKVVVVEDLISTGGSSLKAVEALRKNGNEIVGMVASYTYGFPIAEKAFADANVKLVTLTDYEHVVAEALETGYIKQEDVELLHEWRKDPANWKK from the coding sequence ATGGACAAACTGAAGAAAGAATTCGCATCTAAGTTATTGAAAGTAAAGGCTATCAAGTTGCAGCCTAATGATCCATTCACATGGGCTTCTGGCTGGAAGTCACCATTCTATTGCGATAACCGCAAGACTCTCTCATTCCCAGAACTCCGCAATTATGTAAAGCTTGAGCTCGTTCACGCTATCCTGGAGCAGTTCCCAGAGGCTGATGCTGTAGCCGGAGTAGCTACTGGTGCCATCGCGCAGGGTGCTTTGGTTGCTGACGAACTGAACATGCCTTTCGTATACGTTCGTTCTAAACCAAAGGATCACGGTATGCAGAACCTCATCGAAGGTCAGCTCGACCCTAAGGCTAAGGTTGTGGTAGTAGAAGACTTGATTTCTACCGGCGGCAGCTCTCTCAAGGCAGTAGAAGCTCTCCGCAAGAACGGCAACGAGATTGTGGGCATGGTAGCTAGCTATACCTATGGTTTCCCTATCGCCGAGAAGGCTTTTGCTGATGCTAACGTAAAGCTGGTTACTTTGACCGACTATGAGCACGTAGTGGCAGAGGCTCTGGAGACTGGCTATATCAAGCAGGAAGACGTAGAGCTGCTCCACGAGTGGCGCAAGGACCCAGCTAACTGGAAGAAGTAA
- a CDS encoding ComF family protein, with translation MICIKCLFRMPGTDTWEQPYDNEMAKLFWHLIPIERCCALFHHISHATSAKAVYQLKYMHHPEMGIYLGRMLAKKGLGIQFFDGIDVIIPIPLTRKREKERGYNQSLLIAKGIQQLTHLTIIKDAVRRKKFSESQTHKNRQERLENVSQVFEAAATYHDGQGEHPITQLEGKHILIIDDVCTTGATIISCAGTLIKAAGKMKISVLTVGFAHD, from the coding sequence ATGATATGCATAAAATGTCTGTTCCGCATGCCGGGAACCGATACTTGGGAACAGCCCTACGACAACGAGATGGCAAAACTCTTCTGGCATCTGATTCCCATCGAACGCTGCTGCGCTCTCTTCCATCACATCAGCCATGCCACATCGGCTAAAGCCGTCTACCAGCTGAAATACATGCATCATCCTGAAATGGGAATCTATCTGGGCAGAATGCTGGCAAAGAAGGGGTTAGGCATTCAGTTTTTCGACGGAATAGACGTCATCATCCCCATCCCGCTCACCCGAAAACGAGAAAAAGAACGCGGCTATAACCAGAGCCTTCTCATCGCCAAAGGCATCCAGCAACTCACCCATCTGACCATCATCAAGGATGCCGTAAGAAGGAAAAAGTTTAGCGAAAGCCAAACCCACAAGAACCGGCAGGAAAGACTGGAAAACGTGAGCCAGGTTTTTGAAGCCGCAGCAACCTATCATGACGGGCAGGGCGAGCACCCCATCACGCAGCTCGAAGGCAAACATATCCTCATCATCGACGACGTATGCACCACCGGAGCCACCATCATCTCCTGTGCGGGAACCCTGATAAAAGCAGCCGGAAAGATGAAGATAAGCGTGCTGACTGTAGGTTTCGCACACGACTAA
- a CDS encoding SRPBCC family protein produces the protein MSTSTFESNIKQIPHKQESVYRTLSDLNNLQMLKDRFEQVKDQIPEDKRKEMEKLKDLKFDSDSISITAPMVGEIKMRIIDREEPKTIKFETENSPVPFNFWIQLLPTGEFSCKMKLTIKAELNMFIKGMVKKPLQEGIEKIADALAMIPYQD, from the coding sequence ATGAGTACAAGTACATTCGAAAGTAATATCAAACAGATTCCTCACAAGCAGGAATCTGTTTACCGTACATTGAGCGATCTGAATAACCTGCAGATGCTCAAAGACCGCTTCGAGCAGGTGAAAGACCAGATTCCTGAGGACAAGAGAAAGGAAATGGAAAAGCTGAAGGACCTCAAGTTTGATAGCGACAGCATCTCTATCACAGCACCAATGGTGGGTGAAATCAAGATGCGCATCATCGACCGCGAGGAGCCTAAGACCATCAAGTTTGAAACAGAAAACAGCCCTGTTCCTTTCAACTTCTGGATTCAGCTGCTCCCTACAGGCGAGTTCTCATGCAAAATGAAACTCACCATCAAGGCAGAACTTAACATGTTTATCAAGGGTATGGTGAAGAAGCCATTGCAGGAAGGCATCGAAAAAATTGCTGATGCGCTTGCGATGATTCCTTACCAGGATTAA
- the argH gene encoding argininosuccinate lyase, which produces MAHKLWEKNFEVNKEIERFTVGRDRELDLYLAKYDVLGSMAHITMLESIGLLEKDELTQLLAELKNIYAIADKGEFVIEDGVEDVHSQVELMLTQKLGDMGKKIHSGRSRNDQVLVDLKLFTRHELKEIVDAVKILFDELIQKSNQYKDVLMPGYTHLQVAMPSSFGLWFGAYAEGLADDMLFLQAAYRMTNRNPLGSAAGYGSSFPLNRTMTTELLGFDSMDYNVVYAQMGRGKMERNVAFAMATVAGTLAKMAFDACMFNCQNFGFVKLPKECTTGSSIMPHKKNPDVFELIRAKSNKLQSLPQQVMLIMNNLPVGYFRDLQIIKEVFLPAFGELKDCLQMAAYIINKMEVNEHILDDPRYDPMFSVEEVNQLAANGMPFRDAYKKVGLEIEAGEFKPNKDIHHTHEGSIGNLCNDKIQALMEQTLSEFHFERMENAEKNLLK; this is translated from the coding sequence ATGGCACATAAACTTTGGGAAAAGAACTTCGAAGTAAACAAGGAAATTGAAAGATTCACCGTAGGAAGAGACCGCGAACTCGACCTCTATCTCGCCAAGTATGACGTGCTGGGCAGTATGGCACACATCACCATGCTCGAAAGCATCGGACTCCTGGAGAAAGATGAACTCACCCAGCTCCTTGCCGAACTGAAAAACATCTACGCCATCGCCGACAAGGGCGAATTCGTAATAGAAGACGGCGTGGAAGACGTTCATTCCCAGGTAGAACTGATGCTCACCCAGAAACTGGGCGACATGGGTAAGAAGATTCATTCGGGTAGATCACGCAACGACCAGGTTCTCGTAGACCTCAAACTCTTCACCCGTCATGAGTTGAAGGAGATTGTGGACGCCGTGAAGATTCTCTTCGACGAGCTGATTCAGAAGAGCAACCAGTATAAGGACGTACTGATGCCGGGCTACACCCATCTGCAGGTGGCTATGCCTTCATCATTCGGTCTCTGGTTTGGCGCTTATGCTGAAGGACTTGCCGATGACATGCTCTTCCTTCAGGCTGCTTACCGCATGACCAACCGCAACCCATTGGGTAGCGCTGCCGGCTATGGAAGTTCATTCCCATTGAACCGCACCATGACCACCGAACTTCTCGGTTTCGACAGCATGGACTATAATGTGGTTTATGCACAAATGGGCAGAGGAAAGATGGAGCGCAACGTGGCTTTCGCCATGGCTACCGTGGCAGGAACTTTGGCAAAGATGGCTTTCGACGCCTGTATGTTCAACTGTCAGAACTTCGGTTTCGTGAAATTGCCTAAGGAGTGCACCACCGGTTCGAGCATCATGCCACACAAGAAGAATCCAGACGTATTCGAGTTGATTCGCGCCAAGAGCAACAAGCTCCAGAGCCTTCCACAGCAGGTAATGCTCATCATGAACAACCTGCCAGTAGGCTATTTCCGCGATCTCCAGATTATCAAGGAAGTGTTCCTCCCTGCCTTCGGCGAGTTGAAGGACTGTCTGCAGATGGCTGCCTACATCATCAACAAGATGGAGGTGAACGAGCATATTCTTGACGATCCTCGCTACGACCCTATGTTCTCAGTAGAAGAAGTGAACCAGCTTGCAGCCAACGGAATGCCATTCCGCGATGCTTACAAGAAGGTAGGACTGGAAATCGAGGCTGGCGAATTCAAGCCAAACAAGGATATTCATCATACTCACGAAGGCAGCATCGGCAATCTCTGCAACGATAAGATTCAGGCGCTGATGGAGCAGACCCTCTCTGAGTTCCACTTCGAGCGCATGGAGAATGCTGAGAAGAATCTTCTGAAATAA